The Congregibacter litoralis KT71 genome contains a region encoding:
- a CDS encoding ISL3 family transposase yields the protein MSHAGNILGLPELEVERVDRNDSIEVYARPKRRPSCIHCQHPKVRIKATHERTLKHTRQGNQVMTLHLKTPKYHCPQCGRYFRHRFQGVRPRYRSSDAFRLEVFEAHDGGVTQRKLARTHDMSPATVERWYQGQCRLRLSEMSNRPCPRVLGIDEHFFSRKRGYATTMVDLKNHKVFDVVLGRSELSLRRYLRALPGKENVQVVVMDLSETYRSIVRRYFPNATIVADRFHVIRLVNQHLLKAWQGYDPEGRKHRGLVSLMRRHQWRLTDEQRENLGRYLDDYPVLKALYAAKQQLNRLLLLRSLNRKKAKQLLPQLLSLIEDLAASPLHRLARTLKSWLEPIVSMWRFTKTNGITEGFHNKMEMMSRRAYGFRNFENYRLRVLTHCGWDGIINRV from the coding sequence ATGTCCCACGCAGGAAATATATTAGGCCTTCCCGAGCTGGAGGTCGAACGTGTTGATCGCAACGATTCGATCGAGGTCTATGCCAGGCCAAAGCGCCGCCCATCGTGCATCCACTGCCAGCATCCCAAAGTCAGGATTAAAGCGACCCACGAGCGCACGTTAAAACACACACGCCAGGGCAACCAGGTGATGACGCTGCACCTGAAGACGCCTAAGTATCACTGCCCACAATGTGGTCGCTACTTTCGTCACCGGTTCCAGGGCGTCAGGCCCCGCTATCGATCGTCGGACGCCTTCCGTCTTGAAGTATTCGAGGCCCATGACGGCGGCGTGACGCAGCGTAAGCTCGCGAGAACACACGACATGAGCCCGGCAACCGTCGAGCGCTGGTATCAAGGTCAGTGCCGACTGCGACTATCTGAGATGTCTAATCGGCCCTGCCCCCGTGTGCTGGGTATCGACGAGCACTTCTTTAGCCGCAAGCGCGGCTACGCCACCACGATGGTGGATCTAAAGAACCACAAGGTCTTCGATGTGGTGCTGGGACGCTCAGAACTGAGTTTGAGACGTTATTTAAGGGCATTACCGGGTAAAGAGAACGTCCAGGTTGTCGTCATGGACTTGTCGGAAACCTACCGCAGCATTGTGCGCCGGTACTTTCCTAACGCCACGATTGTTGCCGATCGATTCCACGTCATTCGACTGGTTAATCAGCATCTGCTCAAAGCCTGGCAGGGCTACGATCCCGAGGGGCGCAAGCATCGCGGGCTGGTCAGCCTGATGCGACGCCACCAATGGCGTCTTACGGATGAGCAAAGAGAGAACCTTGGCCGATATCTGGATGACTATCCCGTGCTCAAGGCGCTGTATGCGGCCAAGCAGCAGCTCAATCGACTGCTGCTACTCAGATCTCTGAATCGTAAAAAAGCCAAGCAGCTGCTGCCGCAACTGCTCTCGTTGATTGAAGACTTGGCGGCGAGCCCCCTTCATCGATTGGCCAGAACACTGAAGTCTTGGCTGGAACCCATCGTTAGCATGTGGCGGTTTACCAAGACGAACGGCATCACCGAGGGCTTCCATAACAAGATGGAAATGATGTCCAGGCGAGCCTATGGATTCAGAAACTTTGAAAACTATCGACTGCGGGTCTTAACCCACTGTGGATGGGATGGCATTATCAACCGAGTTTAA